A section of the Leptospira terpstrae serovar Hualin str. LT 11-33 = ATCC 700639 genome encodes:
- a CDS encoding NAD-dependent epimerase/dehydratase family protein: MNPFEGSQVFTVIGANGFIGSHLVNYLRSLGHICNVPARDDHTIFTQPLSNVIYCAGITSDFRTRPFDTIEAHVSLLSKILELCDFQSLVYLSSTRIYIHSESTNENSPILTKVNEPEDLFNLSKLLGESICLNSGRKNVRSVRLSNVLGADFQSGNFVISLFREAKATGKINLFTTLDSEKDYIHIQDVLELLLQISLKGKQSIYNVASGQNQTNRVILEKIREIMPFEIHISETARKIKFKPIEIQQIENEFNFFPRSILDLIPELASQF, from the coding sequence ATGAATCCGTTTGAAGGATCTCAAGTTTTTACAGTTATTGGAGCAAATGGATTTATAGGTTCTCATTTGGTTAACTACTTACGTAGTTTGGGGCATATTTGCAATGTTCCTGCAAGGGACGATCATACAATATTTACCCAACCATTATCAAACGTGATCTATTGTGCAGGTATAACATCTGATTTTAGAACTCGCCCTTTTGATACGATTGAAGCACATGTTTCCTTATTAAGCAAAATTCTAGAGCTGTGTGACTTTCAATCTTTGGTTTATCTTTCCTCAACTCGTATATACATTCATTCAGAATCAACTAATGAAAATTCACCTATTTTGACTAAAGTGAATGAACCTGAAGATCTATTTAATCTTTCGAAGCTTTTAGGGGAATCGATTTGTTTGAATTCAGGACGTAAGAATGTTCGAAGTGTTCGTTTATCTAACGTGTTAGGCGCTGACTTCCAATCTGGTAATTTCGTAATTTCACTTTTTCGGGAAGCAAAGGCGACAGGAAAAATAAATCTTTTTACAACTTTGGATTCTGAAAAGGATTATATACATATTCAAGATGTATTAGAGCTGCTGCTTCAAATTTCATTAAAAGGAAAACAATCTATTTACAATGTAGCTTCAGGGCAAAATCAAACCAATCGAGTCATTTTGGAAAAAATCCGTGAAATTATGCCTTTTGAAATTCATATTAGTGAAACCGCGAGAAAGATAAAATTTAAACCAATTGAAATTCAACAAATTGAGAATGAGTTTAATTTCTTTCCAAGATCGATACTTGATTTAATTCCAGAACTAGCAAGCCAGTTCTGA
- a CDS encoding acyltransferase family protein: protein MKEQKKYAFVDALRGIAILGVILPHIENTGVFGVIGQYGVQLFFVLSAFTLFLSLDVKFKVERNPIRNFFIRRFFRIAPAFYLAAFFYLIKNGLGATFWAPDGIHIWQIISTLGFVHGWHPASINSIVPGGWSIATEFMFYLFVPWCYIHLKEKYQAISLSFLLLFFGLYLNGLSFAKVSSLYPGKDALINYFFQLWFPAQVCVFPLGFFLYFLFKDKKDTTKNYKPEALRWLLISIFLWLAFTGGGYVYLLPNFMYGLSFVLFSYSLSLYPFRFFVNTLTCYFGKLSFSMYLFHFAVIGIVKDYIIPLIASSNQTHIAIIFYLSVLVITTGVATITFYLIEQPGQTIGRKIIEYFETKEK, encoded by the coding sequence ATGAAAGAGCAAAAAAAATACGCATTCGTTGATGCACTTCGGGGAATTGCAATACTTGGGGTAATACTTCCACATATAGAAAATACAGGTGTATTTGGTGTTATTGGACAGTATGGTGTACAATTGTTTTTTGTATTAAGTGCTTTCACTTTGTTTTTATCATTGGATGTTAAATTTAAAGTTGAGCGAAACCCGATTCGAAATTTTTTTATAAGACGTTTTTTTAGAATCGCTCCTGCATTTTATTTAGCTGCATTTTTCTATCTTATCAAAAATGGATTAGGAGCAACATTTTGGGCGCCTGATGGAATTCATATCTGGCAAATTATTTCTACATTAGGGTTTGTTCATGGTTGGCACCCTGCATCCATCAATAGCATAGTTCCTGGTGGCTGGTCAATCGCCACTGAGTTTATGTTTTATCTTTTTGTTCCTTGGTGCTATATTCATTTAAAAGAAAAGTACCAAGCCATTTCATTATCATTCCTTTTGCTATTTTTTGGATTATATTTGAATGGTCTATCGTTTGCTAAAGTTTCCTCTCTTTATCCCGGTAAGGACGCATTAATAAATTATTTTTTTCAATTATGGTTTCCGGCTCAAGTTTGTGTTTTCCCTTTGGGATTTTTTCTGTATTTCTTATTTAAAGATAAAAAAGATACAACTAAAAATTACAAACCAGAAGCTCTTCGATGGTTACTAATATCTATTTTCTTATGGTTAGCTTTTACTGGTGGCGGGTATGTTTATCTGTTACCAAATTTTATGTATGGTTTGTCTTTTGTTCTTTTTTCATACTCATTGTCACTTTACCCATTTAGATTTTTCGTTAATACTCTCACTTGTTATTTTGGTAAATTGAGTTTTAGTATGTATCTCTTCCATTTTGCAGTCATTGGCATAGTGAAAGATTATATAATACCTTTAATTGCTTCGAGCAACCAAACTCACATTGCTATTATTTTCTATCTATCTGTTTTGGTCATTACTACCGGTGTTGCTACAATTACTTTCTATTTAATCGAACAACCTGGCCAGACTATTGGTAGAAAAATTATCGAATATTTTGAGACAAAAGAAAAATAA
- a CDS encoding acyltransferase, which translates to MIRKIRNGLIQFTIKILERLLRDKFAQISDPYVLICEGKLDFPLKYSIGVGSNIIIPKYSELCLGEGVYIGRHVEIGPNQKIEIGDYTSIQDRTIILGDVSIGRYCTFASNIYISSGNHYFDKFPELNIKDQDVRVIQNLELGKKHSKPVVIEDDCWLGANVFVMNGIKIGKGSVIGANAVITKDILPYSVVAGVPAKKIRNRINFIPPSYLYYNRTEDLPYFYSGFLVSDLEKDRYVKFYGLATKKHFSIALNSKPGDVVVVRCKKIVSDRVWIIHNNFKYELTDEYTENHFYLENADFRINFSVEQVENQTIISSLPSIVVESCFIKT; encoded by the coding sequence ATGATTCGTAAGATTCGAAATGGTTTAATCCAATTTACTATTAAAATTCTAGAAAGGCTTCTGCGGGATAAATTTGCGCAGATTTCAGATCCGTATGTTTTGATTTGTGAAGGTAAATTAGATTTTCCTTTAAAATACTCAATCGGTGTTGGTTCAAATATAATAATTCCGAAATATTCTGAATTATGTTTAGGTGAAGGTGTTTATATTGGTAGGCATGTAGAGATTGGCCCTAATCAGAAAATAGAAATAGGCGATTATACTTCTATCCAGGATAGAACAATCATTTTAGGAGATGTATCGATTGGTCGCTATTGTACATTTGCTTCAAATATTTATATTAGTTCTGGGAACCACTATTTCGATAAATTTCCTGAATTGAATATAAAAGATCAAGATGTTAGAGTAATTCAAAATTTAGAATTAGGAAAAAAGCATAGTAAACCAGTAGTGATTGAAGATGATTGTTGGTTAGGTGCCAATGTCTTTGTTATGAATGGAATAAAAATTGGGAAGGGAAGTGTTATTGGTGCGAATGCTGTGATAACAAAAGATATTTTACCTTATTCGGTAGTCGCTGGTGTGCCGGCCAAAAAAATTAGAAATAGAATAAATTTTATCCCACCTTCATATTTATATTATAATAGGACTGAAGATTTGCCGTATTTTTATTCAGGGTTTTTGGTTTCTGATCTAGAAAAGGATCGTTATGTCAAATTTTATGGTCTAGCAACAAAAAAACATTTCTCGATTGCGTTAAATTCCAAACCTGGAGACGTAGTTGTAGTTCGATGTAAAAAAATTGTGTCGGATAGAGTTTGGATTATACATAATAATTTTAAATATGAACTAACTGATGAATACACTGAAAATCATTTTTATTTAGAAAATGCAGATTTTCGGATAAATTTTTCCGTAGAACAAGTAGAGAATCAAACTATTATTTCTTCGTTACCCAGTATCGTCGTTGAATCATGTTTCATCAAAACTTAG
- a CDS encoding ABC transporter permease yields the protein MTGNNTPELEESWDLVLEPRRKWYSLRLGEIYRYKDLLLLFVRRDIVSVYKQTVLGPIWFFIQPVLTSLTFAVIFGVVAGIATDGIPNFLFYLSGITIWNYFADTLVKTSDTFVVNAAIFGKVYFPRLIVPISIAISNLVKFFLQFVLLLGVMFFYSISGTDISLSFYYLLIPFLIILMGIIGLGFGIIISSLTTKYRDLKFLVNFGVQLLMYCSPIVFPLSIVTNSFPNMKFILLLNPVTSLIEAFRFILLGVGIFDWLYLSISVGFTVVLVFLSVLIFNRVERSFIDTV from the coding sequence ATGACAGGTAATAATACTCCTGAACTTGAAGAAAGTTGGGATTTGGTTTTAGAGCCGCGAAGAAAATGGTATTCCTTGCGACTCGGTGAAATTTATAGATATAAAGATTTACTCCTTTTGTTTGTCAGAAGAGATATAGTATCAGTTTATAAACAAACGGTTCTTGGTCCAATTTGGTTTTTCATTCAGCCTGTTTTAACATCTTTAACATTTGCTGTAATTTTTGGAGTAGTGGCGGGAATCGCAACTGATGGTATTCCAAATTTTCTGTTTTATCTAAGCGGAATCACTATATGGAATTATTTTGCCGATACTCTCGTAAAAACTTCCGATACTTTTGTAGTCAATGCAGCAATTTTTGGTAAGGTATATTTCCCTCGACTGATTGTCCCTATTTCAATAGCAATTTCAAATTTGGTTAAATTTTTCCTTCAATTTGTTTTGCTGTTAGGCGTTATGTTTTTTTATAGCATCTCTGGTACCGATATAAGCTTAAGTTTTTATTATCTTTTGATTCCATTTTTGATTATTTTAATGGGTATCATTGGTCTAGGATTTGGCATTATTATATCATCGTTGACTACAAAATATCGAGATTTAAAGTTTTTAGTCAATTTTGGCGTTCAACTTCTAATGTATTGTTCTCCAATAGTATTTCCTTTATCCATTGTAACCAATAGCTTTCCTAATATGAAATTTATTCTCCTGCTCAATCCAGTGACTAGTTTAATCGAGGCGTTCCGTTTTATACTTTTAGGTGTCGGAATTTTTGATTGGCTATATTTGAGTATCAGTGTTGGTTTTACAGTGGTTCTTGTTTTTCTTTCAGTTTTAATTTTTAATCGGGTCGAGAGATCATTTATCGATACCGTTTGA
- a CDS encoding ABC transporter ATP-binding protein, whose translation MSDVVLRIDNISKQYRLGQVSTGSLAHDLNRWWKLLRGKEDPYLQVGQVNDRSVASDSDYVWSLKNVSFDVKRGDVVGIIGKNGAGKSTLLKILSQVTSPTLGSVKIKGRVAALLEVGTGFHPDLTGRENVFLNGAILGMTSSEIKSKFDEIVSFSGVEKYIDTPVKRYSSGMMVRLGFAVAAHLEPEILIVDEVLAVGDAEFQKKCLGKIQNVSSEGRTVLFVSHNMQALQAICKRGILLKHGMIEENSDIDICIQKYTGLFQEADLGSLAISDRLGRTNSNGNALFTSVSARSESHSSWSFDSKEDVFIDLTLNIRDYCDGLAFYFVLIEPLGMNVITNYKTRIMENSPKVGEPLHFSLKIPKNSLRVGQYLMYIAVGDKDLRKWYDVIDNNINLPALSITSSELDPHHNMGLVSLPFELKLDN comes from the coding sequence ATGAGTGATGTAGTTTTACGGATAGATAATATTTCCAAACAATATCGATTAGGCCAAGTTAGTACTGGCTCTCTTGCGCACGATTTGAACCGCTGGTGGAAATTACTTCGAGGTAAAGAAGACCCATATTTGCAAGTGGGACAGGTTAATGATCGAAGTGTTGCTAGTGACAGCGATTATGTATGGTCGCTAAAAAATGTTAGTTTCGATGTAAAACGCGGTGATGTTGTTGGTATTATTGGAAAAAACGGTGCCGGAAAATCTACACTTTTAAAGATCCTATCTCAAGTAACCTCCCCTACATTAGGCAGTGTCAAAATAAAGGGACGAGTGGCAGCTTTGTTAGAGGTTGGAACTGGTTTTCATCCGGATCTAACTGGAAGGGAAAATGTTTTTCTCAACGGCGCCATTCTTGGTATGACCTCTTCCGAGATTAAAAGTAAATTTGATGAAATTGTAAGTTTTAGTGGAGTTGAGAAATATATTGATACTCCGGTAAAAAGATATTCTTCCGGTATGATGGTTCGTTTGGGATTTGCTGTGGCAGCTCATTTGGAGCCTGAAATTTTGATTGTTGATGAAGTTTTAGCTGTAGGTGATGCAGAATTTCAAAAGAAATGTTTAGGTAAAATTCAGAATGTGTCCAGTGAGGGAAGGACTGTTCTATTTGTTAGTCACAATATGCAAGCCCTACAAGCAATCTGCAAAAGGGGTATTTTGCTTAAACATGGTATGATTGAAGAAAATAGTGATATTGATATTTGTATTCAAAAATATACCGGTTTGTTTCAAGAAGCCGATTTGGGTAGTTTAGCAATTAGTGATAGGTTAGGTCGTACAAATAGCAATGGAAACGCTTTGTTTACAAGTGTAAGTGCCCGCTCTGAAAGTCACTCATCATGGAGTTTCGATTCTAAAGAGGATGTCTTTATCGATCTAACTTTAAATATACGCGACTATTGCGATGGTCTTGCCTTCTATTTCGTGCTTATCGAACCACTTGGGATGAATGTAATCACAAATTATAAAACGCGTATCATGGAAAATTCGCCGAAAGTTGGAGAGCCACTTCATTTTTCTTTAAAGATACCAAAGAATTCTCTGCGAGTCGGGCAATATTTGATGTACATCGCTGTTGGTGATAAAGATCTAAGAAAATGGTATGATGTAATTGACAATAATATAAACTTACCAGCACTAAGCATAACTTCATCTGAATTGGATCCGCACCATAATATGGGTTTGGTGAGTCTTCCATTTGAATTGAAGTTAGATAATTAA
- a CDS encoding FkbM family methyltransferase, protein MVLRDFFGDKRNGYYVDIGAYDPFRFSNTNHFYELGWNGINIEPSPDGFKKFEIHRKRDLNLNIGIGLEESELIYYRFEEAALNTFDLERVKFLEKTTNYRSTDNVKVRVKPLASVLREFPLNKEIDFMNIDVEWNEISVLKSGDWKKFRPKVILIEILDFDLETIAKNPIHLLLNEIGYRFYCKTPRTCFYLDKNFSI, encoded by the coding sequence ATGGTTCTTCGCGACTTTTTTGGTGATAAAAGAAATGGCTATTATGTAGATATCGGTGCTTATGATCCGTTTCGGTTTTCCAATACAAATCATTTTTATGAGTTAGGTTGGAATGGAATAAACATTGAACCTTCGCCCGATGGATTTAAGAAATTTGAAATTCACAGAAAGCGGGACCTAAATTTAAATATCGGTATAGGTTTAGAAGAATCGGAATTAATTTACTATCGATTTGAAGAAGCTGCACTAAATACTTTTGATCTTGAAAGAGTTAAGTTCTTAGAAAAAACTACAAATTATAGATCAACAGATAACGTAAAAGTTAGAGTAAAGCCACTTGCTAGTGTTTTGCGGGAGTTCCCTCTAAATAAAGAGATTGATTTTATGAATATCGACGTAGAATGGAATGAAATTTCTGTTTTGAAATCTGGGGATTGGAAAAAATTTAGACCAAAGGTGATTTTAATTGAAATTTTAGATTTCGATCTTGAAACAATTGCTAAAAATCCAATTCATCTCTTATTGAATGAGATCGGATATCGCTTTTATTGTAAAACTCCTCGTACATGCTTTTACTTAGATAAAAACTTCTCTATTTAA
- a CDS encoding methyltransferase, TIGR04325 family: MKYAPIIIFVYNRPDHTKRVIDSLIANKEASDSDLIIYSDFAKTEGNLKKVNEVRSYLKEIIGFKSIRIIERGENYGLAKSIISGVSEVIDQSESVIVLEDDILVSPYFLQFMNSSLEKYENEEKVASIHGYSYPMDTTNLDDTYFIRGADCWGWATWKRAWQYFEPDGEKLRDQLIREELVARFDYDNTYPFFQMLTDQILGRNNSWAIRWHASIFLKNMLTLYPKESLILNIGLDNSGTHCDDNGYLSQTFSSKKKHNFPSIIQENIEARSRMVTYFRSIAKHQIKKSSPFLKIRVFLRKIAGKLRRILMRMIDVLHSSQTKAEIIFSGNYSNWEEAANICSGYDSDIIIEKVRDSLQLVRDGKAIYERDSVIFNEIQYSQPLLIGLLFASSLSGGKLKVLDFGGSLGSSYYQNRKFLSKLKFVEWSIVEQEKIVSIGKSEFENREIKFFETIIEAVKLRKPETALLSSVLPYIKNPYEVLGLIKSFKFQTILIDRTPFFVEDFPDRITIETVPPEVYSAQYPAWFFNYSRFLDFLSDTYELVEAFESNDRYSLIDAKIIYRALIFMRKK; encoded by the coding sequence ATGAAATACGCTCCTATCATCATCTTTGTTTATAACCGCCCTGATCATACCAAACGTGTGATTGATTCCTTGATTGCGAACAAGGAAGCCTCTGATTCAGATTTAATCATTTATTCTGATTTCGCGAAAACAGAAGGTAACTTAAAAAAAGTAAACGAAGTTAGATCCTATTTAAAAGAAATAATAGGCTTTAAATCAATTCGAATCATCGAAAGAGGCGAAAACTATGGACTTGCTAAATCAATTATTAGTGGCGTCTCTGAGGTCATTGATCAGTCAGAATCTGTAATTGTATTAGAAGATGATATTTTAGTAAGTCCTTATTTTCTGCAGTTTATGAATTCAAGTTTAGAAAAATATGAGAATGAGGAAAAGGTTGCTAGCATTCATGGATACAGTTATCCTATGGATACAACTAACTTAGACGATACTTACTTTATCAGAGGAGCTGATTGTTGGGGATGGGCAACTTGGAAAAGGGCTTGGCAGTATTTTGAACCAGATGGGGAAAAGTTGCGGGATCAGCTTATTAGAGAAGAATTAGTCGCTCGTTTTGATTATGACAATACTTATCCTTTTTTTCAGATGTTGACGGATCAAATTTTAGGCCGTAACAATAGTTGGGCGATCCGTTGGCATGCTTCGATTTTTTTAAAAAACATGCTCACGTTGTATCCAAAAGAAAGTTTAATTTTAAATATTGGTTTGGATAATTCAGGTACACACTGTGACGATAATGGATATTTAAGTCAGACGTTTTCCTCTAAAAAAAAGCATAACTTCCCAAGTATCATTCAAGAAAATATTGAAGCTAGAAGCCGTATGGTAACTTATTTTCGGTCTATTGCTAAACATCAAATTAAAAAGTCTTCACCTTTCCTAAAGATAAGAGTATTCTTACGTAAAATTGCTGGAAAATTAAGAAGAATTCTTATGCGAATGATTGATGTCCTACATTCGTCGCAAACAAAAGCGGAAATCATATTTTCTGGTAATTATTCCAACTGGGAAGAAGCGGCGAATATTTGTTCAGGTTATGATTCCGATATAATAATTGAGAAAGTAAGGGATTCGCTTCAATTAGTCCGCGATGGTAAAGCAATTTATGAGCGAGACTCAGTAATCTTTAACGAAATCCAATATTCGCAACCCTTGTTAATCGGATTGTTATTTGCTTCTTCTTTAAGTGGTGGTAAATTGAAGGTGTTGGATTTTGGGGGATCTTTAGGAAGTAGCTACTATCAGAATCGAAAATTTTTATCTAAACTTAAATTTGTGGAGTGGAGTATTGTTGAGCAAGAAAAAATAGTATCTATTGGAAAATCAGAATTTGAAAATAGAGAGATTAAATTTTTTGAAACAATTATCGAAGCAGTAAAACTTAGAAAACCGGAAACGGCACTTCTTTCGAGTGTATTGCCATATATAAAAAATCCATACGAAGTATTGGGTTTAATCAAGAGTTTTAAATTTCAGACAATTCTTATCGATAGGACACCATTTTTTGTAGAGGATTTCCCGGATCGAATCACGATTGAAACGGTTCCACCTGAAGTCTATAGTGCCCAATACCCTGCCTGGTTTTTTAACTACAGTCGTTTTCTCGATTTTTTGTCAGATACCTATGAGTTAGTTGAAGCGTTTGAGTCAAATGATAGATACTCTCTTATTGATGCTAAAATTATATATAGAGCTTTGATTTTTATGAGAAAAAAATGA
- a CDS encoding class I SAM-dependent methyltransferase, translating into MNRDFLPNFKYIFVNPFFITRRFLFLYIQKLSVHIRKGKLLDIGCGTKPYQSFFQDSEYVGMDYAHGINSTNPVADVFYDGKNFPFKANTFDYFLATEVLEHVFNPDEFILEIKRVLKKGGIGIVTVPFVWDEHEIPYDFARYSSFGIKAILERNGFEILEQYKTGNFILTLGQLFCTYLYYIFSRKRFIYKVSLPLIFAPIQILTLLLSKLLPENHGFYLDNILLVKKK; encoded by the coding sequence ATGAACAGAGATTTTTTGCCGAATTTTAAGTATATTTTTGTTAACCCTTTTTTTATCACAAGAAGATTCCTTTTTTTATACATTCAAAAACTGAGTGTTCATATTAGAAAAGGAAAACTTCTAGACATTGGGTGCGGAACCAAACCTTACCAGAGTTTCTTTCAGGATTCAGAATATGTTGGTATGGATTATGCCCATGGGATTAATTCAACAAATCCGGTGGCTGATGTGTTTTACGATGGGAAAAATTTTCCTTTTAAGGCAAATACTTTTGATTATTTTCTTGCGACAGAAGTTTTAGAACATGTCTTTAATCCTGATGAATTTATATTAGAAATCAAAAGAGTTCTAAAAAAAGGTGGAATAGGTATTGTTACAGTTCCTTTTGTTTGGGATGAACATGAAATTCCATATGATTTTGCAAGATATTCTTCATTTGGAATCAAAGCTATTCTAGAAAGGAATGGATTCGAAATTCTTGAACAGTATAAGACTGGAAATTTTATTTTAACTCTTGGGCAGCTATTTTGTACTTATTTATATTATATTTTTTCAAGAAAACGATTTATATATAAGGTTAGCTTACCACTTATTTTTGCTCCGATACAAATTTTAACATTACTTTTGTCTAAGTTACTTCCTGAGAACCATGGGTTTTACCTGGATAATATTCTTTTGGTAAAAAAGAAATAG
- a CDS encoding sugar 3,4-ketoisomerase yields the protein MEEIIVKNSGYIILKQFTDQREGSLTVAESNRDIPFAIKRTYYINQKNASEVTRGNHAHKETVQVIFCLNGSFVLNLDDGSKTQKIKMNESHIGVILGKDLWHSMESISAGCVMLIFASDYFDENDYIRNYDAFLKYVALKNK from the coding sequence ATGGAAGAGATCATAGTAAAAAACTCAGGTTATATTATACTTAAGCAGTTTACAGACCAAAGGGAAGGAAGCCTGACTGTAGCAGAATCGAACAGGGACATTCCATTCGCCATTAAAAGAACTTATTATATTAATCAGAAAAATGCATCCGAAGTGACTAGAGGAAACCATGCACATAAAGAAACAGTGCAGGTTATTTTTTGTTTAAATGGTAGTTTTGTTTTGAATTTGGACGACGGAAGCAAAACGCAAAAAATCAAAATGAATGAAAGCCATATTGGAGTGATTTTAGGAAAGGATTTATGGCATTCTATGGAATCTATTTCTGCAGGCTGCGTTATGTTAATCTTTGCTTCCGATTATTTTGATGAAAATGATTACATACGGAATTATGATGCTTTTTTGAAATACGTTGCTCTAAAAAACAAATGA
- a CDS encoding DegT/DnrJ/EryC1/StrS family aminotransferase, giving the protein MIEYENLKLLNAPFQSEIDEAIQRVSRSGWYILGKELENFEEEFAAFNGNKYCIGVASGLDALTLSLRNYDFPEGKEVIVPSNTYIATILSILQNGLKPVLVEPEINSYNIDPNKIKEKINQNTCAIMVVHLYGRPCEMDVIVEISKLNNLVLIEDCAQSHGAKFEKRNVGTIGHVNAFSFYPTKNLGAFGDAGAVVTDDPKIAEKIRKLRNYGSSIKYYNEFVGMNSRLDEIQAAVLSVKLKYLSQINSHKKALFEIYDKGLLNHFKKPLPDSESIEQVHHIYPIRHNERDKLKEYLLKNEIKTEIHYPIPPHKQLALAKTLSNDVEFSSGLYPIAEEIHATELSLPISYFHTIADIKRVVDVLNVYQ; this is encoded by the coding sequence ATGATAGAATACGAAAATTTAAAATTACTAAACGCTCCCTTCCAATCGGAGATAGATGAGGCAATCCAACGTGTGTCACGAAGTGGCTGGTATATTCTTGGTAAAGAGCTTGAAAATTTTGAAGAAGAGTTTGCTGCTTTCAATGGAAACAAATACTGTATCGGTGTAGCTTCTGGATTGGATGCGTTAACACTAAGTCTTAGAAATTATGATTTCCCGGAAGGAAAGGAAGTAATTGTTCCATCGAATACTTATATCGCGACTATATTATCAATATTACAAAATGGTTTGAAACCTGTTCTTGTAGAGCCTGAAATTAATTCTTATAATATTGATCCTAATAAAATTAAGGAAAAAATAAACCAGAACACCTGCGCTATCATGGTTGTACATCTTTATGGAAGACCTTGCGAGATGGATGTTATTGTAGAAATTTCTAAATTAAATAATTTGGTTTTAATCGAAGATTGTGCTCAATCACACGGAGCAAAATTTGAGAAGAGAAATGTTGGTACTATTGGGCATGTAAATGCTTTTAGTTTTTACCCAACTAAAAATTTGGGAGCATTTGGAGATGCTGGGGCAGTTGTAACGGATGACCCAAAAATTGCAGAAAAAATTCGAAAATTACGCAACTATGGCTCCTCAATAAAATATTATAATGAGTTTGTTGGTATGAATTCTCGACTGGATGAAATTCAAGCAGCTGTATTGTCCGTTAAATTAAAATATCTTTCTCAAATAAACAGTCACAAAAAAGCTTTATTCGAAATCTATGATAAGGGTTTATTAAATCATTTCAAAAAACCTCTTCCAGATTCTGAAAGTATTGAACAAGTCCATCATATTTATCCCATTCGACATAATGAAAGAGATAAGCTAAAAGAATACTTACTAAAAAACGAAATTAAAACGGAAATTCATTATCCAATACCACCTCACAAACAACTAGCTTTAGCTAAAACCTTGTCCAACGATGTAGAATTTTCTTCTGGGTTATATCCAATTGCAGAGGAAATTCATGCTACTGAATTGAGTTTACCTATTTCTTACTTCCACACGATAGCAGACATTAAAAGAGTAGTCGATGTTTTAAATGTATACCAATAA